The following coding sequences are from one Dreissena polymorpha isolate Duluth1 chromosome 8, UMN_Dpol_1.0, whole genome shotgun sequence window:
- the LOC127841996 gene encoding peptidoglycan-recognition protein SC2-like isoform X6, translating into MHALGLLFVVFIGNADGLPLLHCDNVTIVTREEWGAQPSKSVSYMGTPVSVVFIHHTAMSECHTKFRCAEEMRIIQRFHQVDRGWDDIGYNFLIGEDGRAYEGRAWDRIGAHTLGWNNVAIAFSIMGDYSHKLPNDAALDAVHAMIDYGIKLGKITPDYKLYGHRDAGTTECPGQQLYDLIRTWKHNGRLGNEPLVKPTPIPYQPTTSTSGIY; encoded by the exons ATGCATGCGCTAGGACTTCTGTTCGTGGTTTTTATAG GAAACGCGGATGGCTTGCCGCTGCTCCACTGCGACAACGTCACGATAGTAACGCGAGAAGAATGGGGCGCTCAGCCGTCCAAGTCGGTCAGCTACATGGGCACGCCGGTCAGCGTCGTCTTCATTCACCACACGGCGATGAGCGAGTGTCACACGAAGTTCAGGTGCGCAGAGGAGATGCGCATCATACAGCGCTTTCATCAGGTTGACAGAG GCTGGGATGACATCGGTTACAACTTTTTAATTGGAGAGGATGGTCGGGCCTACGAAGGCCGAGCCTGGGACCGGATTGGAGCGCACACACTAGGCTGGAACAACGTGGCGATTGCGTTTTCTATTATGGGCGACTACAGTCACAAGCTCCCGAACGACGCCGCATTGGACGCCGTTCATGCCATGATCGACTACGGGATCAAACTCGGCAAGATCACCCCGGACTACAAATTGTACGGCCACCGGGACGCTGGCACCACGGAGTGTCCGGGGCAGCAGCTGTACGATCTGATACGAACCTGGAAACATAACGGTCGCCTTGGCAACGAGCCTCTCGTGAAACCAACGCCCATCCCTTACCAACCCACCACGTCCACCAGTGGAATCTATTAA
- the LOC127841996 gene encoding peptidoglycan-recognition protein SC2-like isoform X3, which produces MHALGLLFVVFIAGNADGLPLLHCDNVTIVTREEWGAQPSKSVSYMGTPVSVVFIHHTAMSECHTKFRCAEEMRIIQRFHQVDRGWDDIGYNFLIGEDGRAYEGRAWDRIGAHTLGWNNVAIAFSIMGDYSHKLPNDAALDAVHAMIDYGIKLGKITPDYKLYGHRDAGTTECPGQQLYDLIRTWKHNGRLGNEPLVKPTPIPYQPTTSTSGIY; this is translated from the exons ATGCATGCGCTAGGACTTCTGTTCGTGGTTTTTATAG CAGGAAACGCGGATGGCTTGCCGCTGCTCCACTGCGACAACGTCACGATAGTAACGCGAGAAGAATGGGGCGCTCAGCCGTCCAAGTCGGTCAGCTACATGGGCACGCCGGTCAGCGTCGTCTTCATTCACCACACGGCGATGAGCGAGTGTCACACGAAGTTCAGGTGCGCAGAGGAGATGCGCATCATACAGCGCTTTCATCAGGTTGACAGAG GCTGGGATGACATCGGTTACAACTTTTTAATTGGAGAGGATGGTCGGGCCTACGAAGGCCGAGCCTGGGACCGGATTGGAGCGCACACACTAGGCTGGAACAACGTGGCGATTGCGTTTTCTATTATGGGCGACTACAGTCACAAGCTCCCGAACGACGCCGCATTGGACGCCGTTCATGCCATGATCGACTACGGGATCAAACTCGGCAAGATCACCCCGGACTACAAATTGTACGGCCACCGGGACGCTGGCACCACGGAGTGTCCGGGGCAGCAGCTGTACGATCTGATACGAACCTGGAAACATAACGGTCGCCTTGGCAACGAGCCTCTCGTGAAACCAACGCCCATCCCTTACCAACCCACCACGTCCACCAGTGGAATCTATTAA
- the LOC127841996 gene encoding peptidoglycan-recognition protein SC2-like isoform X4 — MLALGLLFVVFIAGNADGLPLLHCDNVTIVTREEWGAQPSKSVSYMGTPVSVVFIHHTAMSECHTKFRCAEEMRIIQRFHQVDRGWDDIGYNFLIGEDGRAYEGRAWDRIGAHTLGWNNVAIAFSIMGDYSHKLPNDAALDAVHAMIDYGIKLGKITPDYKLYGHRDAGTTECPGQQLYDLIRTWKHNGRLGNEPLVKPTPIPYQPTTSTSGIY, encoded by the exons CAGGAAACGCGGATGGCTTGCCGCTGCTCCACTGCGACAACGTCACGATAGTAACGCGAGAAGAATGGGGCGCTCAGCCGTCCAAGTCGGTCAGCTACATGGGCACGCCGGTCAGCGTCGTCTTCATTCACCACACGGCGATGAGCGAGTGTCACACGAAGTTCAGGTGCGCAGAGGAGATGCGCATCATACAGCGCTTTCATCAGGTTGACAGAG GCTGGGATGACATCGGTTACAACTTTTTAATTGGAGAGGATGGTCGGGCCTACGAAGGCCGAGCCTGGGACCGGATTGGAGCGCACACACTAGGCTGGAACAACGTGGCGATTGCGTTTTCTATTATGGGCGACTACAGTCACAAGCTCCCGAACGACGCCGCATTGGACGCCGTTCATGCCATGATCGACTACGGGATCAAACTCGGCAAGATCACCCCGGACTACAAATTGTACGGCCACCGGGACGCTGGCACCACGGAGTGTCCGGGGCAGCAGCTGTACGATCTGATACGAACCTGGAAACATAACGGTCGCCTTGGCAACGAGCCTCTCGTGAAACCAACGCCCATCCCTTACCAACCCACCACGTCCACCAGTGGAATCTATTAA
- the LOC127841996 gene encoding peptidoglycan-recognition protein SC2-like isoform X7, with protein sequence MLALGLLFVVFIGNADGLPLLHCDNVTIVTREEWGAQPSKSVSYMGTPVSVVFIHHTAMSECHTKFRCAEEMRIIQRFHQVDRGWDDIGYNFLIGEDGRAYEGRAWDRIGAHTLGWNNVAIAFSIMGDYSHKLPNDAALDAVHAMIDYGIKLGKITPDYKLYGHRDAGTTECPGQQLYDLIRTWKHNGRLGNEPLVKPTPIPYQPTTSTSGIY encoded by the exons GAAACGCGGATGGCTTGCCGCTGCTCCACTGCGACAACGTCACGATAGTAACGCGAGAAGAATGGGGCGCTCAGCCGTCCAAGTCGGTCAGCTACATGGGCACGCCGGTCAGCGTCGTCTTCATTCACCACACGGCGATGAGCGAGTGTCACACGAAGTTCAGGTGCGCAGAGGAGATGCGCATCATACAGCGCTTTCATCAGGTTGACAGAG GCTGGGATGACATCGGTTACAACTTTTTAATTGGAGAGGATGGTCGGGCCTACGAAGGCCGAGCCTGGGACCGGATTGGAGCGCACACACTAGGCTGGAACAACGTGGCGATTGCGTTTTCTATTATGGGCGACTACAGTCACAAGCTCCCGAACGACGCCGCATTGGACGCCGTTCATGCCATGATCGACTACGGGATCAAACTCGGCAAGATCACCCCGGACTACAAATTGTACGGCCACCGGGACGCTGGCACCACGGAGTGTCCGGGGCAGCAGCTGTACGATCTGATACGAACCTGGAAACATAACGGTCGCCTTGGCAACGAGCCTCTCGTGAAACCAACGCCCATCCCTTACCAACCCACCACGTCCACCAGTGGAATCTATTAA